From one Deinococcus sp. NW-56 genomic stretch:
- a CDS encoding alpha-aminoadipate/glutamate carrier protein LysW yields the protein MTCPECDAPLTIAPDVIEGEIIPCPDCGAELEVLSVSPVELALAPSVEEDWGE from the coding sequence ATGACCTGCCCCGAATGCGACGCCCCCCTCACCATCGCCCCTGACGTGATCGAAGGCGAGATCATTCCCTGCCCCGACTGCGGCGCCGAGCTGGAAGTGCTGTCGGTCTCGCCCGTCGAACTCGCGCTCGCGCCTTCCGTCGAAGAGGACTGGGGCGAGTGA
- the lysX gene encoding lysine biosynthesis protein LysX, with protein MTVTPRLGVLVSRIRAEEKLLLSELDRRRVPYTRIDDGDLVFDLREREFPFGTVLERSISYGRTLYTLRALEARGVRCVNPAAVVETCGDKFRTTQALEVAGVPTPRTLIAFTPEAALEAIERLGYPAVLKPVVGSWGRLVSRVNDRDAAEAVLEHLQVLGSWQQHIYYVQEHVRKPGRDIRAFVVGDEPVAAIYRTSAHWITNTARGGLASNCPLTGGVGDLALRAARAVGGGILAVDLLETADGELLVNEVNHTMEFRNSIDTTGVDIPGAMIDYLLAQAQVATPTPEAVA; from the coding sequence GTGACCGTGACCCCCCGCCTCGGTGTCCTCGTGTCGCGTATCCGCGCGGAGGAGAAGCTGCTGCTCTCGGAACTGGACCGCCGCCGGGTGCCCTACACCCGCATTGACGACGGCGACCTCGTGTTCGACCTGCGCGAGCGCGAGTTTCCCTTCGGCACCGTGCTGGAGCGGTCCATCTCCTACGGGCGGACCCTCTACACCCTGCGGGCGCTGGAGGCGCGGGGGGTGCGCTGCGTGAACCCGGCGGCGGTCGTGGAGACGTGCGGCGACAAGTTCCGCACGACCCAGGCGCTGGAGGTGGCGGGCGTGCCCACTCCCCGGACCCTGATCGCCTTCACGCCGGAGGCCGCGCTGGAGGCGATCGAGCGGCTGGGCTATCCGGCGGTGCTCAAGCCCGTCGTCGGCTCGTGGGGCCGTCTGGTGTCCCGCGTGAACGACCGCGACGCGGCGGAGGCCGTGCTGGAACACCTGCAAGTGCTGGGTTCATGGCAGCAGCACATTTATTACGTGCAGGAGCATGTCCGCAAGCCGGGCCGCGACATCCGCGCCTTCGTGGTCGGCGACGAGCCGGTCGCGGCTATCTACCGCACCTCGGCGCACTGGATTACCAACACCGCGCGGGGCGGGCTGGCGTCGAACTGCCCGCTGACGGGCGGTGTGGGCGACCTGGCTTTGCGGGCGGCGCGGGCGGTGGGCGGCGGCATCCTCGCGGTGGACCTGCTGGAGACGGCGGACGGCGAGCTGCTCGTCAATGAGGTCAACCACACGATGGAATTCCGCAACTCCATCGACACGACCGGAGTGGACATTCCCGGCGCGATGATCGACTACCTGCTCGCGCAGGCACAGGTGGCTACCCCCACCCCGGAGGCTGTGGCATGA
- the argC gene encoding N-acetyl-gamma-glutamyl-phosphate reductase, with translation MIRAAIAGGSGYVGGELLRLLLGHPEVEVVAVTSERRAGQYVAATHPNLRGWTDLRFVPLAELPACDVLFTALPHGYAAEQIEHLSTLAPRLIDCSADFRLEDANAYREWYGREHAAPEWLTRFAYGLPEANRDAIRDARFVSGVGCNATAVNLALLPLVRAGLLDPARPIIADVKVGSSEGGDRASESSHHPERSHVVRSFAPTGHRHTAEVRQVLGVDAELSVTSVELVRGALATVHAWLREPLEDRQLWKAYRATYGAEPFVRIVHEKGGNYRHPEPKILAGTNLTDVGWSVDPRTGRVVALCAIDNLMKGAAGTAVQALNLMHGWPEQAGLRLIGLHPV, from the coding sequence ATGATCCGCGCTGCCATCGCGGGCGGCTCGGGCTACGTGGGTGGCGAACTGCTGCGGCTGCTGCTGGGGCACCCGGAGGTGGAGGTCGTGGCCGTCACCTCCGAGCGCCGCGCCGGGCAGTACGTGGCCGCCACGCACCCCAACCTGCGCGGCTGGACCGACCTGCGTTTCGTGCCGCTCGCGGAGTTGCCTGCCTGCGACGTGCTGTTCACGGCCTTACCGCACGGGTATGCAGCAGAGCAGATTGAGCACCTCTCCACCCTGGCTCCCCGCCTGATCGACTGCTCGGCCGACTTTCGGCTGGAAGACGCGAACGCCTACCGCGAGTGGTACGGGCGCGAGCACGCGGCCCCGGAGTGGCTGACCCGCTTTGCCTACGGGCTGCCGGAGGCCAACCGGGACGCGATTCGGGATGCCCGCTTTGTCTCCGGGGTGGGCTGCAACGCGACCGCCGTGAACCTCGCGCTGCTGCCGCTGGTGCGGGCCGGGCTGCTGGACCCCGCGCGGCCCATCATCGCCGACGTGAAGGTCGGCTCCTCGGAGGGCGGCGACCGGGCCAGCGAGTCCAGCCACCACCCCGAGCGCTCCCACGTCGTGCGCTCCTTCGCCCCCACCGGGCACCGCCACACCGCCGAGGTGCGGCAGGTGCTGGGGGTCGACGCCGAGCTGTCGGTCACGTCGGTGGAACTCGTGCGCGGGGCGCTGGCGACCGTTCACGCCTGGCTGCGGGAGCCGCTGGAGGACCGCCAGCTCTGGAAGGCGTACCGCGCGACCTACGGCGCCGAGCCTTTCGTCCGCATCGTCCACGAGAAGGGCGGCAACTACCGCCACCCCGAGCCCAAGATTCTGGCGGGGACCAACCTAACGGACGTGGGCTGGAGCGTGGACCCCCGCACGGGCCGCGTCGTCGCCCTCTGCGCCATCGACAACCTGATGAAGGGGGCGGCGGGCACGGCGGTGCAGGCCCTCAACCTGATGCACGGCTGGCCGGAACAGGCGGGGCTGCGGCTGATCGGGCTGCACCCGGTGTGA
- a CDS encoding [LysW]-aminoadipate kinase, with protein sequence MIPSPLVIKIGGAEGVDQQALCQDIAAQWRSGRPLVVVHGGSAETNALAAALGHPSRTLTAPSGHVSRYTDRRTLEIFAMATARVNRLLVETLQGLGVNALGLSGADGQLLRARRKEVQRSVEGGRVRLVRDDWTGTVTAANGDLLRLLLGAGYLPVVAPLAISDRGELLNVDGDRAAAAVAGAVGAGTLLLLSNVAGLLRSYPDEDSLVGHIPADRLEEAQGWAQGRMKRKVLGAGEALAAGVSTVVIGDGRRAAPVGDALAGRGTVLGAPLTGMVPA encoded by the coding sequence ATGATCCCTTCCCCCCTCGTCATCAAGATCGGCGGCGCCGAAGGCGTGGATCAGCAGGCGCTGTGCCAGGACATTGCCGCGCAGTGGCGCTCCGGCCGCCCGCTTGTCGTCGTCCACGGCGGCTCAGCGGAGACGAACGCCCTGGCCGCCGCGCTGGGCCACCCCTCGCGTACGCTGACCGCCCCCTCGGGCCACGTCAGCCGCTACACCGACCGCCGCACGCTGGAGATTTTTGCGATGGCGACGGCCCGCGTGAACCGCCTGCTGGTCGAAACCTTGCAAGGCCTCGGCGTGAACGCGCTGGGCCTCAGCGGAGCGGACGGACAACTGCTGCGGGCACGGCGCAAGGAGGTGCAGCGCAGCGTGGAGGGGGGCCGGGTGCGGCTCGTGCGCGACGACTGGACGGGCACGGTGACGGCGGCGAATGGCGACCTTCTGCGCCTGCTGCTGGGGGCCGGATACCTCCCCGTCGTCGCGCCGCTGGCGATCAGTGACCGGGGCGAACTCCTCAATGTGGACGGTGACCGGGCTGCCGCCGCCGTCGCTGGAGCGGTGGGGGCCGGGACGCTGCTGCTGCTCAGCAACGTGGCGGGGCTGCTGCGCTCCTACCCCGACGAGGACAGTCTGGTCGGGCATATCCCGGCCGACAGGCTGGAGGAGGCGCAGGGCTGGGCGCAGGGCCGGATGAAGCGCAAGGTACTGGGGGCGGGTGAGGCCCTCGCGGCGGGCGTGTCTACCGTCGTGATCGGGGACGGTCGCCGGGCTGCACCTGTTGGGGATGCGCTCGCTGGGCGCGGCACCGTGCTGGGCGCTCCGCTGACCGGAATGGTGCCCGCATGA
- a CDS encoding aspartate aminotransferase family protein, with product MTATLDPRTLEARHGTGVYAKRPLTLVRGQGATLWDDAGRTYLDCASGQGVANVGHSHPRVVAAVQAQAATLVTCQEAVHNDVRAAYLSELAGVLPAGLDRIFLCNSGAEAVEAGVKFARASTGRPGVVAAMRGFHGRTLGALSATWEAHYREPFVPLVPEFGHVPYGNLEALEGAITDQTAAVLLEVVQGEGGVRPASDEFLRGAERLCRERGALLLIDEVQTGFGRTGRLFACEHSGLEPDILILGKAIAGGVPMGAVALGPRVAQMAPGTHGSTFGGNPLACAAARAVLGILRDENLPAEAARKGEWLLDRLRALPHRRIREVRGLGLMVGLELRDRVAPHLAALQERGVLALPAGPSVLRLLPPLVISGAELEQVVRAVDEVLA from the coding sequence ATGACGGCCACCCTGGACCCCCGCACGCTGGAGGCCCGGCACGGCACGGGCGTCTATGCCAAGCGGCCCCTCACGCTGGTGCGCGGGCAGGGCGCGACCCTCTGGGACGACGCAGGCCGGACGTACCTCGACTGCGCTTCCGGGCAGGGGGTGGCGAACGTGGGACACAGCCATCCCCGCGTCGTGGCTGCCGTGCAGGCGCAGGCCGCCACACTGGTCACCTGTCAGGAAGCCGTTCACAACGACGTGCGGGCGGCGTACCTCTCCGAACTCGCGGGGGTGCTGCCCGCCGGGCTGGACCGCATCTTCCTCTGCAACTCCGGCGCGGAGGCGGTCGAGGCGGGGGTCAAGTTCGCCCGCGCGAGCACTGGGCGGCCTGGCGTTGTCGCGGCGATGCGCGGCTTTCACGGGCGCACGCTGGGAGCGCTCAGCGCGACCTGGGAAGCCCACTACCGCGAGCCCTTCGTGCCACTGGTGCCGGAGTTCGGCCATGTCCCCTACGGCAACTTGGAGGCCCTGGAGGGGGCGATTACCGACCAGACCGCCGCCGTCTTGCTCGAAGTCGTGCAGGGCGAGGGCGGTGTGCGGCCCGCCTCTGACGAGTTTTTGCGTGGGGCCGAGCGGCTCTGCCGGGAGCGCGGCGCCCTGCTCCTGATCGACGAGGTACAGACGGGCTTCGGGCGCACCGGGCGGCTGTTTGCCTGCGAGCACAGCGGGCTGGAGCCGGACATCCTGATCCTCGGGAAGGCCATCGCGGGCGGCGTGCCGATGGGGGCGGTTGCCCTCGGCCCACGGGTGGCGCAGATGGCGCCGGGCACCCACGGCTCGACCTTCGGCGGCAATCCGCTGGCGTGCGCGGCGGCGCGGGCGGTGCTGGGCATCTTGCGCGACGAGAACCTGCCTGCCGAAGCGGCCCGCAAAGGCGAGTGGCTGCTGGACCGGCTGCGGGCGCTGCCGCACCGCCGCATCCGCGAGGTGCGCGGGCTGGGGTTGATGGTCGGGCTGGAACTGCGCGACCGGGTGGCCCCCCACCTCGCCGCCCTTCAGGAGCGCGGCGTCCTCGCCCTGCCCGCCGGGCCGAGCGTGCTGCGGCTGCTGCCCCCGCTGGTGATCTCTGGCGCCGAACTGGAACAGGTCGTGCGGGCGGTGGACGAGGTGCTGGCGTGA
- a CDS encoding [LysW]-lysine hydrolase: MTLAPVLTAEEALAYGLVAIPSVSGQEGEAVTWLVDQMTALGLTAHVDEAGNAVGVLGTGTPQTVLLGHIDTVPGDLPVRVEGGMLHGRGAVDAKGALAAFVSAAARLARRGNLRGQIVVVGCVEEEASSSKGAHHALTEYTPDFCIVGEPSDWRRVTLGYKGSLRLRARLSVPCGHSAHQRQTAAETMVAFWQRVEGWAADLTGHAARAFDQLQPTLLHLNTASDGLTETAAAELHLRLPPAHPPGPVLEGLRELAADLPDLTLEVVGQCAAFQTDRTSPLVRTFTRAIRAQGEQPGLVLKTGTADLNVVGPVWGCPAVAYGPGDAALDHTPHEHLCLAEYGRAVDVLEAALTELHR; encoded by the coding sequence GTGACGCTCGCCCCCGTCCTCACCGCCGAGGAAGCGCTCGCCTACGGCCTCGTCGCCATTCCCAGCGTCTCCGGGCAGGAGGGGGAGGCCGTGACCTGGCTGGTGGACCAGATGACCGCGCTGGGTCTGACCGCCCACGTGGACGAAGCGGGAAATGCGGTCGGGGTGCTGGGCACAGGCACCCCGCAGACCGTCCTGCTGGGCCACATCGACACCGTCCCCGGCGACCTCCCGGTGCGGGTGGAGGGTGGCATGCTGCATGGCCGGGGCGCGGTGGATGCCAAGGGGGCGCTCGCCGCCTTCGTGAGCGCGGCGGCGCGGCTGGCGCGTCGGGGGAACCTGCGCGGCCAGATCGTCGTCGTGGGCTGCGTGGAGGAGGAGGCGTCCTCCAGCAAGGGGGCACACCACGCGCTGACCGAGTACACGCCCGACTTCTGCATCGTGGGCGAGCCCAGCGACTGGCGGCGGGTCACGTTGGGGTACAAGGGGTCGCTGCGGCTGCGGGCACGGCTCTCGGTGCCCTGCGGCCACTCCGCCCACCAGCGGCAGACGGCGGCAGAGACGATGGTGGCCTTCTGGCAACGGGTGGAGGGGTGGGCCGCCGACCTCACCGGGCACGCGGCCCGTGCCTTCGACCAGCTTCAGCCCACCCTGCTGCACCTCAACACGGCCAGCGACGGCCTGACCGAAACGGCGGCCGCGGAATTGCACCTTCGCCTGCCCCCCGCGCACCCGCCCGGCCCCGTGCTGGAGGGCCTGCGGGAGCTGGCCGCCGACCTCCCCGACCTTACGCTGGAGGTGGTGGGGCAGTGCGCGGCCTTTCAGACGGACCGTACCTCACCCCTGGTCCGCACCTTTACCCGCGCGATTCGGGCGCAGGGAGAGCAGCCGGGGCTGGTGCTCAAGACGGGCACGGCCGACCTGAACGTGGTCGGCCCGGTGTGGGGGTGTCCGGCCGTGGCCTACGGGCCGGGCGACGCGGCGCTCGACCACACGCCGCACGAGCACCTCTGCCTCGCGGAGTACGGGCGGGCGGTGGACGTGCTGGAGGCGGCCCTGACCGAACTGCACCGCTGA
- a CDS encoding response regulator: MTPTKPIEILLVEDNPADILLTEEAFGEAHFPHRLHIARDGVDALAFLRREGPYAGAATPDVILLDLNMPRMGGLEVLDVLKVDDALRNIPVVVLTTSRAESDIWRSYNLHANAYIPKPVTISEFVEVIKSFGTFWFATAALSPKERP, from the coding sequence ATGACCCCCACCAAACCCATCGAAATCCTGCTGGTCGAGGACAACCCGGCCGATATCCTCCTGACCGAAGAAGCCTTCGGGGAGGCGCACTTTCCCCACCGCCTGCACATTGCCCGCGATGGGGTCGACGCGCTGGCCTTCCTGCGGCGCGAGGGTCCCTACGCCGGGGCCGCCACTCCCGACGTGATTCTGCTCGACCTGAACATGCCGCGCATGGGCGGGCTAGAAGTGCTCGACGTGCTGAAGGTCGACGACGCCCTGCGGAATATCCCGGTGGTGGTCCTGACCACGTCACGGGCCGAGAGCGACATCTGGCGGTCGTATAACCTCCACGCGAACGCCTACATCCCCAAGCCCGTGACCATCAGCGAATTCGTGGAGGTCATCAAATCCTTTGGGACCTTCTGGTTCGCCACGGCGGCGCTGTCGCCCAAGGAACGACCTTAG
- a CDS encoding long-chain-fatty-acid--CoA ligase — MSHDPELNLPTEHPRPVAPATRTAGRYWPPGKPRQLTLPRTGLMHNLRVSAERYPDKTAMWFYGRELSYRELRESAERLAGHLAAQGVGKGDRVAVWLQNSPAWAIAAHAAWHLGAVVVPLAPMLQAREFGFFLQDAGIRAGVVGAELYEKAKQGGLAHAVVANVMAGTDAERAGIPLPGELDVTPELHSGDVTLEAALEAASAPAAEVGPDDLAVMPYTSGTTGLPKGCMHTHRSVQANVFGAGAWVDGTVEDVFLASLPFFHVTGFVNSLLAPLNGGGTVVALARWDRDAARQLIRDRGVTLWTNTATMVIDLMASPNFNPADLASLRNVTGGGASLPAAIGQRLLDLTGITFTEGYGLTETMAQSHSNPKGRQKLQCLGIALFGVDARVLDLDTGRELPPGEIGEIVMHGEQVMQGYWNRPDATAEAFVELDGKRFFRSGDLGYMDEEGYFFFTDRLKRMVNVSGMKVWPAEVENLLHGHPAIQEACVISVPDERTGERARALIVLKPGGQATAGEIEAWARTQMATYKVPRDYEFVESLPRGATGKVAWRPLQEQARAAMAARQG; from the coding sequence ATGTCGCACGACCCCGAACTGAACCTGCCCACCGAGCATCCCCGCCCGGTCGCCCCGGCCACCCGCACGGCGGGCCGTTACTGGCCCCCTGGCAAGCCCCGGCAACTGACGCTGCCGCGCACCGGCCTGATGCACAACCTGCGCGTGTCGGCCGAGCGGTATCCCGACAAGACGGCGATGTGGTTCTACGGCCGCGAGCTGAGCTACCGCGAACTGCGCGAATCCGCCGAGCGCCTCGCCGGACACCTCGCCGCGCAGGGGGTCGGGAAAGGCGACCGGGTGGCCGTCTGGCTTCAGAACAGCCCCGCGTGGGCCATCGCCGCGCACGCCGCGTGGCACCTCGGGGCGGTCGTGGTGCCCCTGGCGCCCATGCTCCAGGCCCGCGAGTTCGGCTTCTTTCTGCAAGACGCGGGCATTCGCGCGGGGGTCGTCGGCGCCGAGCTGTACGAGAAAGCCAAGCAGGGAGGCCTCGCCCACGCGGTCGTCGCCAACGTGATGGCCGGGACCGACGCGGAACGTGCCGGAATCCCGCTGCCGGGCGAGCTGGACGTGACCCCCGAGCTGCACTCCGGCGACGTGACGCTGGAAGCGGCATTGGAGGCGGCCTCCGCCCCCGCCGCCGAGGTCGGCCCCGACGATCTGGCCGTCATGCCCTACACCAGCGGCACGACCGGGCTGCCCAAGGGCTGCATGCACACCCACCGCAGCGTGCAGGCGAACGTGTTCGGGGCCGGGGCCTGGGTAGACGGCACGGTCGAGGACGTGTTCCTGGCCTCGCTGCCCTTCTTCCACGTCACCGGCTTCGTCAACAGCCTGCTCGCGCCGCTGAACGGCGGCGGCACGGTCGTCGCGCTGGCCCGCTGGGACCGGGACGCCGCGCGGCAACTCATCCGCGACCGGGGCGTGACCCTCTGGACGAACACCGCCACGATGGTGATCGACCTGATGGCCTCCCCGAACTTCAACCCGGCGGACCTCGCCAGCTTGCGGAACGTGACGGGGGGCGGCGCGAGCCTCCCGGCGGCGATCGGGCAGCGGCTGCTGGACCTCACGGGCATCACCTTCACCGAGGGCTACGGCCTGACCGAGACGATGGCGCAGTCGCACTCCAACCCCAAAGGGCGTCAGAAGCTGCAATGCCTGGGAATCGCCCTGTTCGGGGTCGACGCCCGCGTCCTCGACCTCGACACCGGACGCGAGCTGCCCCCCGGCGAGATCGGCGAGATCGTGATGCACGGCGAACAGGTCATGCAGGGCTACTGGAACCGCCCCGACGCGACTGCCGAAGCGTTCGTGGAGCTGGACGGCAAGCGCTTTTTCCGCTCCGGCGACCTGGGCTACATGGACGAGGAGGGCTACTTCTTCTTCACCGACCGCCTCAAGCGCATGGTGAACGTCTCCGGCATGAAGGTCTGGCCCGCCGAGGTCGAGAACCTGTTGCACGGCCACCCCGCCATTCAGGAAGCCTGCGTGATCTCGGTGCCCGACGAGCGGACCGGGGAACGCGCCCGCGCCCTGATCGTGCTGAAGCCCGGTGGGCAGGCCACCGCCGGGGAGATCGAGGCCTGGGCCAGAACCCAGATGGCGACCTACAAGGTGCCGCGCGACTACGAGTTCGTGGAGAGCCTGCCGCGCGGGGCGACGGGCAAGGTGGCGTGGCGTCCCTTGCAGGAGCAGGCCCGCGCCGCGATGGCGGCCCGGCAGGGCTAA
- a CDS encoding hydroxyacid-oxoacid transhydrogenase encodes MSQLPAFETLFTVEATPFKFGPGASADAGWEAARLGMRRAFVVVDPALAGSEAAGRVLDSLRGAGVEVVLYTGVRVEPDLPSLERAGAAAREAGADGFVGLGGGSTLDTAKVANLLATHGGAVMDWVNAPVGGGRAVPGPLRPLLAIPTTAGSGSEATTVAILDLPDLGIKSGISHRYLRPAQALVDPELTRTAPAGVIASAGLDVVCHAAESLLSRSYTSRPRPESPAARPPYQGSNPVADVWSAQALRFGGEYLRRAVADPDDLEARGFMMLSATMAGVGFGSAGVHIPHACAYPIAGLRQTYQATGYSQDHAFVPHGYSVIVTAPAAFRFTFAADPEKHVRAASLLTGREYAPDDEDALPNALSELMRDVGAPTTLTELGYSEADLPALVEGALKQQRLLAVAPRTPSAADLEAILRASL; translated from the coding sequence ATGTCCCAGCTCCCCGCCTTTGAGACCCTCTTTACCGTCGAGGCCACCCCCTTCAAGTTCGGCCCCGGTGCGTCCGCCGACGCGGGCTGGGAGGCGGCGCGGCTGGGCATGCGCCGGGCCTTCGTGGTGGTCGACCCGGCGCTGGCCGGGAGCGAGGCGGCCGGGCGCGTGCTGGACAGCCTGCGCGGGGCGGGGGTAGAGGTCGTCCTCTACACGGGCGTGCGGGTCGAACCGGACCTCCCCAGCCTGGAGCGGGCGGGGGCGGCGGCGCGGGAGGCGGGGGCCGACGGCTTCGTGGGGCTGGGGGGCGGCTCGACGCTCGACACGGCAAAGGTCGCCAACCTGCTCGCCACCCACGGCGGCGCGGTGATGGACTGGGTCAATGCCCCGGTGGGCGGCGGGCGGGCGGTGCCGGGGCCGCTGCGCCCGCTGCTGGCGATTCCCACGACGGCGGGGTCGGGGTCGGAGGCGACCACGGTGGCGATCCTCGACCTGCCGGACCTGGGAATCAAGAGCGGGATCAGCCACCGCTATTTGCGGCCCGCACAGGCGCTGGTGGACCCCGAACTCACCCGCACCGCCCCGGCGGGCGTGATCGCGTCGGCGGGGCTGGACGTGGTGTGTCACGCCGCCGAGAGCCTGCTGAGCCGCTCGTACACCTCGCGCCCCCGGCCGGAGTCGCCCGCCGCCCGCCCCCCCTACCAGGGCAGCAACCCGGTCGCGGACGTGTGGTCGGCGCAGGCGCTGCGCTTCGGCGGCGAGTACCTGCGCCGGGCGGTGGCCGACCCCGACGACCTGGAGGCACGCGGCTTCATGATGCTTTCCGCGACGATGGCGGGGGTGGGCTTCGGGTCGGCGGGGGTACATATCCCGCATGCCTGCGCCTATCCCATCGCGGGACTGCGGCAGACCTATCAAGCAACCGGGTATTCGCAGGACCATGCCTTCGTGCCGCACGGCTACAGCGTGATCGTGACCGCGCCCGCCGCCTTCCGCTTCACCTTCGCGGCGGACCCCGAAAAGCATGTGCGGGCCGCGTCTCTGCTCACCGGGCGTGAGTACGCTCCGGATGACGAGGACGCCCTGCCGAACGCGCTTTCAGAGCTGATGCGCGACGTGGGCGCACCCACCACCCTGACCGAACTGGGGTACAGCGAGGCCGACCTGCCCGCGCTGGTGGAGGGGGCCTTGAAACAGCAGCGGCTGCTGGCGGTCGCCCCCCGCACGCCGAGCGCCGCCGACCTGGAGGCCATCCTGCGGGCGTCCCTGTAA